Proteins encoded in a region of the Canis lupus familiaris isolate Mischka breed German Shepherd chromosome 1, alternate assembly UU_Cfam_GSD_1.0, whole genome shotgun sequence genome:
- the MRPL18 gene encoding 39S ribosomal protein L18, mitochondrial isoform X2 yields MALRSRFWECLSVCRNPGNSHFSQTTPRGLHRCGVAALSTSAEPAAKPEVDPVENAAVAPEFTNRNPRNLELLGVARKERGWGTTWPSREFWHRLRVIKTQHHVEALVEHRNGKVVVSASTREWAIKKHLYSTRNVVACESIGRVLAERCLEAGINFMVYQPTPWEAASDSIFKTR; encoded by the exons ATGGCGCTCCGCTCGCGGTTCTGGGAGTGCCTGTCGGTTTGCAGAAACCCCGGGAATTCCCATTTCTCTCAGACGACTCCTCGGGGGCTGCACA GGTGTGGGGTCGCAGCGCTGTCAACGAGTGCCGAGCCCGCGGCGAAGCCTGAAGTGGACCCTGTGGAAAACGCAGCCGTCGCCCCAGAGTTCACCAACCGGAACCCCCGCAACCTGGAGCTCCTAGGTGTGGCCAGGAAAGAGCGGGGTTGGGGGACAACCTGGCCCTCCCGGGAGTTCTGGCACAG GTTGCGAGTTATAAAGACTCAGCATCACGTAGAAGCACTCGTTGAGCATCGCAACGGCAAGGTCGTGGTTTCAGCATCTACTCGGGAATGGGCTATTAAAAAGCACCTTTATAGCACCAGAAATGTGGTGGCCTGTGAGAGTATAGGACGAGTGCTGGCAGAGCGATGCTTAGAGGCAGGGATCAACTTCATGGTCTACCAACCCACTCCTTGGGAGGCAGCCTCAGACTCG